GGACGCGGCGCTGAGGAGGGCGATCCGCAGCCGGACGAGCGACGGCTCGTCGAGGCCGGCCTGCAACCGGGCACGGAGGTAGGCGACCACGCCGTCCTGCTCGGCGATGCTCCACAGCGCCCGGCGGCTCCCGTTGTTCCAACGGTCCATGACGGCCACGATCAGGAGGTCCCAGATCGGGTAGGCGCGGCACACGTCGTCCTCCGTGAGGCCGGCCGCGCCGGCGATCTCGGCGTGACCCACGCTGTGGAAGTCACCGGACCGGTAGGCCTCGACGGCACCGGTGACCACACGGGACCGGAGGTCGGCGTCGGAATCGGGCATGCCGTCGATCCTGTCCCGACCGGCGGGTGCGGAGCATCGCCCAGTTCAGGGGGTCAGTCCGGGGCGCCGGGGTGCCCCGCCGGTCATGCGGCCACCCGCCAGCCGGTCCCGCCCGCGCGTCAGCGCGTCAGCGCGTCAGCGCGTCAGCGCGTCAGCGCGTCAGCCGCGGTCGAACGCGATCGTCTCGTCGTCCGGCTCCTCGACCCGTCCGGTCCGCGCGAAGTCGGCCCACACCTTCCGGATCCGGCGACCACGCTCATCGACCGCCGCCCAGTCCCGCTCGGGCACGAACGCCGACCCGGCCCACGCCGCACGCCCCCCGAGCAGCATCGGCAGGTCGCTCATGTGCACCGCGCCGGTGGGGCGGGCCGTGGTGCCCCGGAGCAGGCGGTACGAGGTCGCCCGCCCGCCGGCTGCTCGGTGCCGGTCGCGGAAGCGCCGGACGTCCCGTCCGTAGATGGCCTCGGACAGGGGCCGGACGAGCCACCATCGCACGAGGGAGCGCAGTGGGCGGATCCGGGTCACGGCTGCGAGCGCGGGGACGGCCCGGACGAACATCGCCGCCTCGTCGACCGCGGAGCCGATGAGCACGTCGATCCTCGGCGCCACCGCGCGCCAGGCGTCGGCCGCCCGGCGCTCGGTCGGCAGCGGATCGTGCCCGTACTGCGTGCCGAAGGGCATGCCGCCGCGGAGGCCGAACGGTGCGCCCGCCCGGGTGCCGGCCAGCTGCCGCTCGAGGACGTCGTCGAGCGGTGTGGTCGCGCCCACGACACCGACGGCCCGGAGCACCGCGCGTGACATCCGCGCTCGCCGTCGGGAGATGCCGAGCGGAGCGCTCTGGACGATCACGCGACGGAACAGCCCCTCGGTGCCGTCGCTGATCATGAGGTGCGCGATCGCGTCGCCACCGGCCGACTGCCCGAACAGCGTCACGGCGTCCGGGTCGCCCCCGAAGGACTGGATGTTCCCGTGCACCCACCGCAGCGCCTCGACGAGGT
This is a stretch of genomic DNA from Curtobacterium sp. 458. It encodes these proteins:
- a CDS encoding carboxylesterase family protein, producing the protein MTDLRAFDTPVGTVQARVDGDVVRAQGIPYAVAERFGRPRPAPAFGAPFAAVTPAPVAPQPPAAFVDELLPPMQHLAVAEDCQRLTITLPADVRPDEQLPVMVWVHGGSYVIGGGDLPIHDAHDLVVEQRVVVVSVTYRLGVLGFLGDGERVPANLGLLDLVEALRWVHGNIQSFGGDPDAVTLFGQSAGGDAIAHLMISDGTEGLFRRVIVQSAPLGISRRRARMSRAVLRAVGVVGATTPLDDVLERQLAGTRAGAPFGLRGGMPFGTQYGHDPLPTERRAADAWRAVAPRIDVLIGSAVDEAAMFVRAVPALAAVTRIRPLRSLVRWWLVRPLSEAIYGRDVRRFRDRHRAAGGRATSYRLLRGTTARPTGAVHMSDLPMLLGGRAAWAGSAFVPERDWAAVDERGRRIRKVWADFARTGRVEEPDDETIAFDRG